A stretch of Bordetella genomosp. 13 DNA encodes these proteins:
- the map gene encoding type I methionyl aminopeptidase, producing the protein MGLVTDPADLAKMRAACQDAAKILDFITPYVKPGVTTGELDRLCLQYLTEELKVKSATVGYAPPGYPPFPGAICTSVNHQVCHGIPGDRVLKNGDSLNIDVTIIKDGWFGDTSRMYHVGEPSILSRRLADITFECMWKGIQQVRNGATLGDVGSAIQKHAEANGFSVVREFCGHGIGRRFHEDPQVLHYGKPGTGVRLVTGMLFTIEPMINAGRREIRQLADGWTVVTRDHSLSAQWEHAVCVTDTGYEVLTVSPGMPKPPAFITEPVAIPAA; encoded by the coding sequence ATGGGACTCGTAACCGATCCGGCCGACCTGGCCAAGATGCGCGCCGCCTGCCAGGATGCCGCCAAGATCCTCGACTTCATCACCCCCTACGTCAAGCCCGGCGTCACCACTGGCGAGCTCGATCGCCTGTGCCTGCAATACCTGACCGAAGAACTCAAGGTCAAGTCGGCCACCGTGGGCTACGCCCCTCCGGGCTATCCGCCCTTCCCCGGCGCCATCTGTACGTCGGTCAACCATCAGGTGTGCCACGGCATCCCGGGCGACCGCGTGCTGAAGAACGGCGACTCGCTGAACATCGACGTCACCATCATCAAGGATGGCTGGTTCGGCGACACCAGCCGCATGTACCACGTGGGCGAGCCTTCCATCCTGTCGCGCCGCCTGGCCGACATCACCTTCGAATGCATGTGGAAGGGCATCCAGCAAGTCCGCAACGGCGCCACGCTGGGCGACGTGGGCTCGGCCATCCAGAAGCACGCCGAGGCGAACGGCTTCTCGGTGGTGCGCGAATTCTGCGGCCACGGCATCGGCCGGCGCTTCCATGAAGACCCCCAGGTATTGCACTACGGCAAGCCCGGCACCGGCGTGCGCCTGGTCACCGGCATGCTGTTCACCATCGAGCCCATGATCAACGCCGGGCGCCGCGAGATCCGCCAACTGGCCGACGGCTGGACCGTGGTCACGCGCGATCACAGCCTCTCGGCCCAGTGGGAGCACGCCGTGTGCGTCACCGACACCGGCTACGAAGTCCTCACCGTCTCGCCCGGCATGCCCAAGCCGCCGGCCTTCATCACCGAACCCGTCGCCATCCCAGCGGCCTGA
- a CDS encoding [protein-PII] uridylyltransferase: MNTIDLTPLKTRMQAARAEAIAEFRAHRRPDTLLTELRRIVDQTLRELVRLCPLPAGATLAAVGGYGRGELYPHSDVDLLILLPQAPAAEDEGAIERLVASLWDLGLEPGHSVRTIAECEQEAQADITVETALLESRWLAGSRSLMKRFDQAMHARLDSRAFFQAKRVEMQQRHARHRDSPYSLEPNCKESPGGLRDLQVILWMARAAELGGTWREVAQAGLLTPAEARDLRRAEQAFKRLRIELHLLTGRREDRVLFDLQPGLAEVYGIHGTATRRASELLMQRYYWAARLVTQLNVILVQNIEERLFPRPDEDSRPIDEDFRNLHDRLDIVRDDCFERNPTLLLRAFLTMQQHPELNGMSARTLRAIWHSRHRIDAQFRRNPVNRRLFLQILQQPSGIVHELRRMTMLNILPRYLPVFRRIVGQMQHDLFHVYTVDQHTLAVVRNLRRFTMPEHAQEYPLATQLIAGLDRHWVLYVAALFHDIAKGRGGDHSELGAREVRRFAHEHGMDPEDAELVEFLVRQHLLMSAVAQKRDLSDPAVVREFASQVGDERHLTALYLLTVADIRGTSPKVWNAWKGKLLEDLYRLTLAALGGAHADAHTVLAQRKEEAARLTRLAGLRDDAREAFWRQLDVAYFLRHDASEIAWHTRHLYYQVAPEQPVVRARPTEHGEGLQVMVYTPDVDDLFVNTCAYFDAQSLSIQDARVHTTRHGWALDSYIVLPPEGQSDLRALAPLVEHELAERLRLRDVAQNRPPVRHFRARQSRLSKLFPVRPQAELQPDEGSRSWRLSVTATDRPGLLHALARVFAEHGVSLIMAKIMTLGDRVEDVFIISGSALERPRTQMQFERAVLQALAGEEAQQAAA, encoded by the coding sequence ATGAACACCATCGACCTGACCCCGCTCAAGACGCGCATGCAGGCCGCGCGTGCCGAGGCCATCGCCGAGTTCCGCGCGCACCGCCGGCCGGATACGCTGCTGACCGAACTGCGCCGCATCGTCGACCAGACACTGCGCGAACTGGTGCGGCTGTGTCCGCTGCCAGCCGGCGCCACCCTGGCGGCCGTGGGCGGCTACGGGCGCGGCGAGCTCTATCCTCACTCCGACGTCGACCTGCTGATCCTGCTGCCGCAGGCGCCTGCCGCCGAAGACGAAGGCGCCATCGAACGGCTGGTGGCCTCGCTGTGGGACCTGGGGCTCGAGCCCGGCCACAGCGTGCGCACCATCGCGGAATGCGAGCAGGAGGCGCAGGCCGACATCACGGTCGAGACCGCCCTGCTGGAATCGCGCTGGCTGGCGGGCAGCCGGTCGCTGATGAAGCGCTTCGACCAGGCCATGCACGCGCGGCTGGACAGCCGTGCTTTCTTTCAGGCCAAGCGGGTCGAGATGCAGCAGCGCCATGCGCGCCACCGCGATTCGCCCTATTCGCTCGAGCCCAATTGCAAGGAATCGCCCGGCGGCCTGCGCGATCTGCAGGTCATCCTGTGGATGGCGCGCGCGGCCGAGCTGGGAGGAACGTGGCGTGAAGTGGCGCAGGCCGGCCTGCTGACGCCGGCCGAGGCGCGCGACCTGCGGCGCGCCGAACAGGCGTTCAAGCGCCTGCGCATCGAACTGCACCTGCTGACCGGCCGGCGCGAGGACCGCGTGCTGTTCGACCTGCAGCCGGGGCTGGCCGAGGTCTACGGCATCCACGGCACCGCCACCCGCCGCGCCAGCGAACTGCTGATGCAGCGCTACTACTGGGCCGCCCGCCTGGTGACGCAGCTCAACGTGATCCTGGTGCAGAACATCGAAGAGCGCCTGTTTCCGCGCCCCGACGAAGACTCTCGCCCCATCGACGAAGACTTCCGCAACCTGCACGACCGTCTCGACATCGTCCGCGACGACTGCTTCGAGCGCAATCCCACCCTGCTGCTGCGCGCCTTCCTCACCATGCAGCAGCACCCCGAACTCAACGGCATGTCGGCGCGCACGCTGCGCGCGATCTGGCATTCGCGCCATCGCATCGACGCGCAGTTCCGCCGCAATCCGGTCAATCGCCGGCTGTTCCTGCAGATTCTGCAGCAGCCCAGCGGCATCGTGCACGAACTGCGCCGCATGACCATGCTGAACATCCTGCCGCGCTACCTGCCGGTGTTCCGTCGCATCGTTGGGCAGATGCAGCACGATCTCTTCCACGTCTATACCGTGGACCAGCACACCCTGGCCGTGGTGCGCAACCTGCGCCGCTTCACCATGCCCGAGCATGCGCAGGAGTATCCGCTGGCCACCCAGCTGATCGCCGGACTCGACCGCCACTGGGTGCTCTACGTGGCGGCGCTGTTCCATGACATCGCCAAGGGCCGCGGCGGCGACCATTCCGAGCTGGGCGCACGCGAGGTGCGCCGCTTCGCGCACGAACACGGCATGGATCCCGAAGACGCCGAGCTGGTCGAGTTCCTGGTGCGGCAGCACCTGCTGATGTCCGCGGTCGCGCAGAAGCGCGACCTGAGCGATCCCGCCGTGGTCCGCGAGTTTGCGTCGCAGGTCGGCGACGAGCGCCACCTGACCGCGCTGTACCTGCTTACCGTGGCCGACATCCGCGGCACCAGTCCGAAGGTCTGGAACGCCTGGAAGGGCAAGCTGCTCGAAGACCTGTACCGGCTGACCCTCGCCGCGCTGGGCGGCGCCCATGCCGACGCGCATACCGTCCTGGCGCAGCGCAAAGAGGAAGCGGCAAGGCTGACGCGGCTGGCCGGCCTGCGCGACGATGCCCGCGAGGCCTTCTGGCGGCAGCTGGACGTGGCCTATTTCCTGCGGCACGACGCTTCGGAAATCGCGTGGCACACACGCCACCTGTATTACCAGGTGGCCCCGGAACAGCCCGTGGTGCGCGCCCGGCCCACCGAACACGGCGAAGGCCTGCAGGTCATGGTCTACACGCCGGACGTGGACGACCTCTTCGTCAACACCTGCGCCTACTTCGACGCCCAGTCCCTTAGCATCCAGGACGCGCGCGTGCACACCACACGCCACGGCTGGGCGCTGGACAGCTACATCGTGCTGCCGCCCGAAGGCCAGTCGGATCTGCGCGCGCTCGCGCCCCTGGTCGAGCACGAGCTGGCCGAACGGCTGCGCTTGCGCGACGTGGCGCAGAACCGGCCGCCGGTGCGCCATTTCCGCGCCCGGCAGTCGCGCCTGTCCAAGCTCTTTCCCGTGCGGCCGCAGGCCGAACTGCAGCCCGACGAGGGCAGCCGTTCGTGGCGCCTGTCGGTCACGGCCACCGACCGCCCCGGCCTGCTGCATGCGCTGGCGCGCGTGTTCGCCGAACACGGCGTCAGCCTGATCATGGCCAAGATCATGACGTTGGGCGATCGCGTCGAGGACGTGTTCATCATCTCGGGTTCGGCGCTGGAGCGCCCGCGCACGCAGATGCAGTTCGAGCGCGCAGTGCTGCAGGCGCTGGCGGGCGAAGAGGCGCAGCAGGCCGCGGCATAG
- a CDS encoding MarC family protein, giving the protein MPDNEYLLIFGRSFFFALATLLPFLNPPAIAPIFWALTEGASTQTRAALSKRVAINVLLMLVGAMLAGNLLLSFFGISLAIVRVGGGILVVYSAWRLVNSPDADTSRVARMAESFTPEMARSRAFYPLTFPISCGPGSIAAAITVGASLRDPHPLVSAVRVAGSLPGLIVVSLALYACLRFAAQLLHRLGDNGTAVFMRLSAFIMLCLGVQIFWDGARELLLGLLREGMQPIAAPPA; this is encoded by the coding sequence ATGCCGGACAACGAATATCTGCTGATCTTCGGCCGCAGCTTCTTCTTCGCGCTGGCCACGCTGCTGCCCTTCCTGAATCCGCCCGCGATCGCGCCGATCTTCTGGGCGCTCACCGAGGGTGCCTCCACACAGACGCGCGCGGCCCTGTCCAAGCGCGTCGCCATCAACGTGCTGCTGATGCTGGTCGGAGCCATGCTGGCCGGCAACCTGCTGCTGAGCTTCTTCGGCATCTCGCTGGCCATCGTGCGCGTAGGCGGCGGCATCCTGGTCGTCTACAGCGCATGGCGCCTGGTCAACTCGCCCGATGCCGACACCAGCCGCGTCGCGCGCATGGCCGAATCATTCACGCCTGAAATGGCGCGTTCTCGCGCCTTCTATCCGCTCACCTTCCCCATCAGCTGCGGCCCTGGCTCCATTGCCGCGGCGATCACTGTCGGCGCCTCGCTGAGAGATCCGCATCCGCTGGTCAGCGCCGTGCGAGTGGCGGGCTCGCTGCCCGGCCTCATCGTCGTATCGCTGGCCCTTTATGCCTGCCTGCGCTTCGCCGCGCAGCTGCTGCACCGGCTGGGCGACAACGGCACGGCCGTGTTCATGCGCCTGTCCGCGTTCATCATGCTGTGCCTGGGCGTGCAGATCTTCTGGGACGGCGCGCGCGAGCTGCTGCTCGGTCTCTTGCGAGAAGGCATGCAACCAATTGCCGCGCCGCCGGCCTAA
- a CDS encoding disulfide bond formation protein B codes for MISTRERLLLLISALCFGALGVALISQHVYDMPPCAWCVFQRLLYLGVGVAALIGAVTGGVAARIEGMLAAMLSAGGIVAAWYQYTVAAKMLSCDQTFADRFMVSTGLDAAVPWLFGIYATCMDAVVHVLGVEYALWSLALFALLLALSLVAALRRYPA; via the coding sequence ATGATCTCGACCCGCGAACGCCTGCTGCTGTTGATCAGCGCGTTGTGCTTCGGCGCCCTGGGCGTCGCACTGATCTCGCAGCATGTCTACGACATGCCTCCCTGCGCGTGGTGCGTATTCCAGCGCCTGCTATACCTGGGAGTCGGGGTGGCAGCCCTCATCGGCGCGGTGACGGGAGGCGTGGCAGCCCGCATCGAGGGCATGCTGGCAGCGATGCTGTCGGCCGGCGGCATCGTCGCTGCCTGGTACCAGTACACCGTGGCGGCCAAGATGCTGTCGTGCGACCAGACCTTCGCCGACCGGTTCATGGTGTCCACCGGCCTGGACGCCGCCGTGCCCTGGCTGTTCGGCATCTACGCCACGTGCATGGACGCCGTGGTGCACGTGCTGGGCGTGGAATATGCCTTGTGGAGCCTGGCGCTGTTCGCCCTGCTGCTGGCGCTGTCGCTGGTGGCGGCGCTAAGGCGCTACCCGGCCTGA
- the purF gene encoding amidophosphoribosyltransferase, with product MCGIVGVIGRGPVNQLLYDSLLLLQHRGQDAAGIATSNGNQFNMFKAHGLVRDVFRTRNMRALPGASGVGQVRYPTAGSSHSEEEAQPFYVNAPFGIMFAHNGNLTNWRELRESLYRIDRRHINTNSDSEVLLNVLAHELQSAANGVTLDDDAMFRAVAAVHKRVRGAYAVVSQISGYGLLAFRDPYGIRPLCIGRQETDEGVEWMVASESVALEGSGFSFVRDVAPGEAVFIDLDGRLVSRQCAENAQLVPCIFEYVYFARPDSLIDGVSVYSARLRMGEYLADKVARNMRLGDIDVVMPIPDSSRPAAMQLAARLNLDYREGLIKNRYVGRTFIMPGQAVRRKSVRQKLNTIGVEFKGKNVLLVDDSIVRGTTSREIVDMARASGANKVYFASAAPPVRFPNVYGIDMPTQKELIATGRSDAEIAQAIGADALVYQDLQDMQQAVRDINPSLSRFEASCFDGQYITGDINEEYLARLSQSRDSGPGDEERNGGLQFNMGYAANDA from the coding sequence ATGTGTGGAATCGTCGGGGTCATCGGGCGCGGGCCGGTCAACCAGCTCCTCTATGACAGCCTGCTGCTCTTGCAGCATCGCGGCCAGGATGCCGCGGGCATCGCAACGTCCAACGGCAACCAGTTCAACATGTTCAAGGCGCACGGCCTGGTGCGCGACGTGTTCCGCACCCGCAACATGCGCGCGCTTCCCGGGGCCAGCGGGGTGGGGCAGGTGCGCTACCCCACGGCCGGTTCCAGCCACAGCGAGGAAGAGGCCCAGCCGTTCTACGTGAACGCGCCGTTCGGCATCATGTTCGCGCACAACGGCAACCTGACGAACTGGCGCGAGCTGCGCGAGTCGCTCTATCGCATCGACCGCCGGCACATCAATACGAACTCCGATTCCGAAGTCTTGCTGAACGTGCTGGCGCACGAACTGCAGTCGGCCGCCAACGGCGTGACGCTGGACGACGACGCGATGTTCCGCGCGGTGGCCGCCGTGCACAAGCGCGTGCGAGGCGCCTACGCGGTGGTGTCGCAGATCTCCGGCTATGGGCTCTTGGCGTTCCGCGACCCCTACGGCATCCGACCGCTGTGCATCGGCCGCCAGGAGACCGACGAGGGCGTCGAGTGGATGGTGGCCTCGGAATCGGTGGCGCTGGAAGGCAGCGGTTTCAGCTTCGTGCGCGACGTCGCGCCGGGCGAGGCCGTGTTCATCGACCTGGACGGCCGCCTGGTCAGCCGCCAGTGCGCCGAGAACGCGCAACTCGTGCCGTGCATCTTCGAGTATGTGTACTTCGCCCGTCCCGATTCGCTGATCGACGGCGTGTCGGTGTACAGCGCGCGGCTGCGCATGGGCGAGTACCTGGCCGACAAGGTGGCGCGCAACATGCGCCTGGGCGACATCGACGTGGTCATGCCGATTCCCGATTCCTCGCGTCCAGCCGCCATGCAGCTGGCTGCGCGCCTGAATCTGGATTATCGCGAAGGCCTGATCAAGAACCGCTACGTCGGCCGTACCTTCATCATGCCGGGGCAGGCCGTGCGCCGCAAATCGGTGCGCCAGAAACTCAACACCATCGGCGTCGAGTTCAAGGGCAAGAACGTGCTGCTGGTGGACGACTCCATCGTGCGCGGCACCACCAGCCGCGAGATCGTCGACATGGCGCGCGCGTCCGGCGCCAACAAGGTCTACTTCGCGTCGGCGGCGCCTCCGGTGCGCTTCCCCAACGTGTACGGCATCGACATGCCGACCCAGAAGGAACTGATCGCCACCGGCCGCAGCGACGCCGAGATCGCCCAGGCGATCGGCGCCGATGCGCTGGTCTATCAAGACCTGCAGGACATGCAGCAGGCGGTGCGGGACATCAATCCTTCGTTGTCGCGCTTCGAGGCCTCGTGCTTCGACGGCCAGTACATCACCGGCGACATCAACGAGGAGTACCTGGCCCGCCTCAGCCAGTCGCGCGATTCGGGCCCGGGCGACGAAGAGCGCAACGGCGGCCTGCAGTTCAACATGGGCTACGCGGCGAACGACGCGTAA
- a CDS encoding CvpA family protein produces MTGFDFVVLAILAVSGVLGLVRGLLKELLSLIAYLAAFAAAIWWGPTVYVWLEPYIETTLLRMGVSYAAVFIVVLLGVGLVNMTLSALIRTTGLGPADHGLGGMFGLARGLLIILVLVAAAGYTPLPKEPWWEQAMFSHSAVEAVKHIKSWLPPSLAAYLPY; encoded by the coding sequence GTGACCGGCTTCGATTTCGTCGTGCTGGCCATCCTGGCCGTCTCGGGCGTGCTCGGGCTGGTGCGCGGCCTGCTGAAAGAACTGCTGTCCCTCATCGCGTATCTGGCGGCCTTCGCCGCGGCGATCTGGTGGGGGCCGACGGTGTACGTGTGGCTGGAACCCTATATCGAGACCACGCTGCTTCGCATGGGAGTGTCGTATGCCGCGGTTTTCATCGTGGTGCTGCTGGGCGTCGGGCTGGTCAACATGACTCTCTCGGCGCTGATCCGCACCACAGGCCTGGGGCCGGCCGATCACGGCCTGGGTGGAATGTTCGGGTTGGCGCGCGGATTGCTGATCATCCTGGTTCTGGTGGCCGCGGCCGGCTATACGCCGCTGCCCAAAGAGCCCTGGTGGGAACAGGCCATGTTTTCGCATTCGGCGGTCGAGGCCGTCAAACATATCAAGTCATGGCTGCCGCCGTCGCTGGCGGCGTATCTGCCGTACTGA
- a CDS encoding SPOR domain-containing protein, with protein sequence MGLFKRKDSAADTGSSRPRPSVNSEAQAAELRVRARRRLAGAVVLVLAAVIVLPMILDSEPVPVADDIPIRIPDRDSPYQPQVSEPQAQGAQPAPSTPPSTPPSAITPAAPADTPAAPPQTSTPPAGEPPAPPVPGLQAGNAPPATPAQPVTPPKPAETKPVEPKPETAKPETSKPATRSDDGARALALLEGRAPGQQPPAAKPPAPAAQQKGNFVLQVASYSAQTDAQSRRTQLHQAGITNAFVEQASINGKQQYRLRVGPFPSREAAQAAQARLRTLGYDNGFIAAQ encoded by the coding sequence ATGGGCTTGTTCAAACGCAAGGATTCCGCCGCCGATACGGGTTCGTCGCGGCCGCGTCCATCCGTAAATAGCGAGGCCCAGGCGGCCGAACTGCGGGTCCGCGCCAGGCGGCGCCTGGCCGGCGCGGTGGTCCTGGTGCTGGCGGCGGTCATCGTGCTGCCCATGATCCTCGACTCCGAGCCGGTCCCCGTGGCCGACGACATCCCGATCCGCATTCCCGATCGCGACAGCCCGTACCAGCCCCAGGTGTCCGAGCCGCAGGCCCAGGGCGCCCAGCCGGCGCCTTCGACCCCGCCTTCCACCCCGCCTTCCGCCATTACCCCGGCCGCGCCTGCCGACACGCCTGCGGCGCCGCCCCAGACTTCCACGCCGCCCGCGGGCGAGCCTCCGGCTCCGCCCGTGCCCGGCCTGCAGGCCGGCAATGCGCCGCCCGCCACGCCCGCGCAGCCGGTCACGCCGCCCAAGCCGGCCGAGACCAAGCCCGTCGAGCCCAAGCCCGAGACGGCGAAGCCTGAAACGTCCAAGCCCGCCACGCGGTCCGACGACGGCGCGCGCGCGCTGGCGCTGCTCGAAGGGCGGGCGCCCGGCCAGCAGCCGCCCGCGGCCAAGCCGCCGGCTCCGGCGGCGCAGCAGAAGGGCAACTTCGTGCTGCAGGTGGCGTCTTACAGTGCGCAGACGGATGCCCAGTCGCGCCGCACGCAACTGCATCAGGCGGGCATCACCAACGCCTTCGTCGAACAGGCCAGCATCAACGGCAAGCAGCAGTATCGCCTGCGCGTCGGGCCGTTCCCGTCGCGCGAAGCGGCTCAGGCGGCGCAGGCGCGCCTGCGCACGCTGGGCTACGACAACGGTTTCATCGCCGCACAGTGA
- the folC gene encoding bifunctional tetrahydrofolate synthase/dihydrofolate synthase, with the protein MSSSRPDAATPLDGWLQYLESLHAQAIELGLERVGEVAGRLGIQLDAVKFVVGGTNGKGSTCAMLEAILLAAGYKVGLYTSPHLIDFNERARINGEIVTDAAFVEQFQAVEAARGDISLTYFEFTTLAVLRLFARAGLDAVVLEVGLGGRLDAVNIVDADCAIVTSVDLDHMDYLGDTREKIGLEKAHIYRPGRPAVCSDPVPPQSLLDHAAAIGADLWLFGRDFNYSGDRQQWAYGGRSQRRAALAYPALRGANQLLNASAALAALESVRDLLPVPQQAVRIGLLQASLPGRFQILPGQPLVILDVAHNPHAAAVLAQNLDNMGFHPYTHAVFGMLSDKDIAGVVAKLGTRIDHWHCAGLPGPRGLAPQALAEKVRAALPAAPAGAEGPTVHAYDDPAAAYAAARGQAGEGDRILVFGSFLTVAAVLQALGRRG; encoded by the coding sequence ATGTCGTCCTCGCGTCCCGATGCCGCCACGCCGCTGGATGGCTGGCTGCAGTACCTCGAATCCCTGCATGCGCAGGCCATTGAACTGGGCCTCGAGCGGGTAGGGGAAGTGGCCGGACGGCTCGGCATCCAGCTGGATGCGGTCAAGTTCGTGGTGGGCGGCACCAATGGCAAGGGTTCCACCTGTGCCATGCTCGAGGCCATTCTGCTGGCCGCCGGGTACAAGGTGGGCCTGTATACGTCGCCTCACCTCATCGATTTCAATGAGCGCGCCCGCATCAACGGCGAGATCGTGACGGATGCCGCCTTCGTCGAGCAGTTCCAGGCCGTCGAGGCCGCGCGCGGCGATATCAGCCTGACGTACTTCGAGTTCACCACCCTGGCCGTGCTGCGCCTGTTCGCGCGGGCCGGGCTGGATGCCGTGGTGCTCGAGGTCGGGCTGGGCGGACGGCTGGACGCCGTCAATATCGTGGACGCCGACTGCGCCATCGTGACCAGTGTCGACCTGGACCATATGGATTACCTGGGCGACACGCGCGAGAAGATCGGCCTGGAGAAGGCCCACATCTACCGTCCGGGCAGGCCAGCCGTCTGCAGCGATCCGGTGCCGCCGCAATCGTTGCTGGACCACGCCGCGGCCATCGGCGCCGATCTGTGGCTGTTCGGACGCGACTTCAATTACTCGGGCGATCGCCAGCAGTGGGCATACGGCGGCCGAAGCCAGCGCCGCGCCGCGCTGGCGTACCCGGCGCTGCGCGGCGCCAACCAGCTGTTGAACGCGTCGGCGGCGCTGGCTGCGCTGGAATCGGTGCGCGACCTGCTGCCGGTGCCGCAGCAGGCGGTGCGCATCGGCCTGCTGCAGGCTTCGCTGCCGGGCCGCTTCCAGATCCTGCCCGGCCAGCCGCTGGTGATCCTGGACGTGGCGCACAATCCGCACGCCGCGGCGGTGCTGGCGCAGAACCTGGACAACATGGGATTCCATCCCTATACGCATGCGGTGTTCGGCATGCTGTCGGACAAGGATATCGCGGGCGTCGTGGCCAAGCTGGGCACCCGCATCGATCATTGGCATTGCGCGGGCCTGCCGGGACCGCGCGGGCTGGCGCCGCAGGCGCTGGCCGAAAAGGTGCGCGCGGCCTTGCCGGCGGCGCCGGCAGGGGCGGAAGGCCCCACCGTGCACGCCTATGACGACCCCGCCGCGGCCTATGCCGCCGCACGGGGGCAGGCGGGCGAGGGTGATAGAATTCTCGTGTTCGGTTCCTTCCTGACCGTGGCTGCCGTCCTCCAGGCGCTGGGCCGCCGTGGATAG
- a CDS encoding flagellar protein FlaG, giving the protein MAVSPLHPAAALPMPVAPAVAAPAAPTTVDASLAVKPAAEATDSNGARDAASNPQQQPQEPLEKALDDINQQMKAWATQLQFEIDPDINRVVVSIVDSNTGDVVRTIPSDAVLRIAKMIVKLQGNAVETSA; this is encoded by the coding sequence ATGGCCGTAAGTCCGCTTCATCCTGCCGCCGCGCTTCCCATGCCGGTCGCGCCCGCAGTGGCCGCGCCTGCGGCCCCCACTACCGTCGACGCTTCTCTGGCGGTTAAGCCCGCTGCCGAGGCCACCGACAGCAACGGCGCGCGCGATGCCGCATCCAACCCGCAGCAGCAGCCGCAAGAACCGCTCGAGAAAGCGTTGGACGACATTAACCAGCAGATGAAGGCGTGGGCGACACAGCTTCAGTTCGAGATCGACCCCGACATCAATCGCGTGGTGGTGTCGATCGTCGATTCGAACACCGGCGACGTGGTGCGCACCATCCCTTCGGACGCCGTGCTGCGGATCGCGAAAATGATTGTGAAGCTTCAAGGCAATGCGGTGGAGACGTCGGCCTGA
- the fliD gene encoding flagellar filament capping protein FliD: MATITSLGAGTSLDLETILKGLQDANQTTLDGITARQKSYEVKISSFSQLQSSVQSVLDASNALADSKTLNAVKSSVTGKGVSLTTQAGAAPGQYSVTVDRLAKSQRLQSAAVDRTENHGSGGTIEIELRNGDKSTITLEENTSLEEVAKAINASDEAGVYATVINNGSGGSHLMLTSKQTGVDNAVTKITVTGNDGDLDQILSYDAATTGGGLTQTQEANDAELTINGIDVTSSGNSISDVIDGVTINLAADVEEGSTVTIDITHDAAALSGAVTKFVNAYNSLQTTIYNLTKFDVEAETQSALTGDSTARGIQTSLAAALQVVSDEGTVRTLAQLGITINPEKVGGAGGTLSIDQTKLDEALKENPGDVARLLAGPNGLSASIKKATDSMLGAEGSIATRQDGLRNTVDSLQEQHDNTEARLEGELDIMRAQFVNLSVLVAQMESTSSYLTQQFANMSSSQNR, translated from the coding sequence ATGGCCACCATCACCTCCCTGGGCGCCGGCACGTCGCTTGACCTGGAGACCATCCTCAAGGGATTGCAGGATGCGAACCAAACGACTCTGGACGGGATCACTGCTCGCCAGAAGAGCTATGAGGTAAAGATCTCGTCGTTCAGCCAGCTGCAAAGCAGCGTCCAGTCGGTGCTGGATGCCTCCAACGCGCTGGCCGACAGCAAGACCCTCAATGCGGTGAAGAGCTCCGTCACCGGTAAGGGCGTTTCGCTCACGACGCAGGCAGGAGCGGCGCCGGGCCAGTACTCCGTTACCGTGGACAGGCTGGCCAAGAGCCAGCGCCTGCAATCCGCCGCGGTCGACCGCACCGAGAACCACGGCAGCGGCGGCACCATCGAGATCGAACTGCGCAACGGCGACAAATCCACCATCACGCTCGAGGAAAACACCTCGCTTGAGGAAGTTGCCAAGGCCATCAATGCGAGCGACGAGGCCGGGGTGTACGCCACCGTCATTAACAACGGCAGCGGCGGCTCACATTTGATGCTGACCTCCAAGCAGACCGGAGTCGACAACGCCGTCACCAAGATCACGGTCACCGGCAACGATGGCGACCTGGACCAGATCCTCAGCTACGACGCGGCGACCACCGGCGGCGGCCTGACCCAGACGCAGGAGGCGAACGATGCCGAGCTGACCATCAACGGCATCGACGTCACGAGCAGCGGCAACAGCATTTCCGACGTCATCGACGGCGTCACGATCAACCTGGCCGCCGACGTCGAGGAAGGCAGCACCGTCACGATCGACATCACGCACGATGCCGCCGCCCTGTCGGGCGCCGTCACCAAGTTCGTCAATGCGTACAACTCGCTGCAGACGACGATCTACAACCTGACGAAGTTCGACGTCGAAGCCGAAACGCAAAGCGCGCTGACCGGCGACAGCACGGCGCGCGGCATCCAGACCAGCCTGGCCGCCGCCCTGCAGGTGGTGTCCGACGAAGGCACGGTGCGCACGCTGGCACAGCTCGGCATCACGATCAACCCCGAGAAGGTTGGCGGCGCGGGCGGCACGCTGAGCATCGACCAGACCAAGCTGGACGAAGCCCTGAAGGAAAATCCCGGCGACGTGGCGCGCCTGCTGGCCGGGCCGAACGGCCTGAGCGCGTCGATCAAGAAGGCCACCGACTCCATGCTGGGCGCCGAAGGCTCTATCGCCACTCGTCAGGACGGCCTGCGCAACACGGTGGATTCGCTGCAGGAACAGCATGACAATACCGAGGCCCGCCTCGAAGGCGAACTGGACATCATGCGCGCCCAGTTCGTCAACCTGAGCGTCCTCGTCGCTCAGATGGAAAGCACCAGCAGCTACCTGACCCAACAGTTCGCGAATATGTCGTCGTCGCAGAACAGATAA